Proteins from one Candidatus Hydrogenedentota bacterium genomic window:
- a CDS encoding YihA family ribosome biogenesis GTP-binding protein → MKITSATFLKSASLPEHFPGDGRPEVAFVGRSNVGKSSLLNTLLRRKGLAKTSSAPGKTRLVNFFDVNGRFYYVDLPGYGFAKAPKSMRDEWVVLMRDYLGGRESLRLAALLLDIRHKPSAQDAEMVEMLESYERPTVLVATKADKLSRNQQGAGVAAIRRELGLDREALIIPFSSETGQGRRELLAVIGDVFGAPPAQGEED, encoded by the coding sequence TTGAAGATCACCAGCGCCACATTTCTGAAAAGCGCCTCCCTGCCGGAGCACTTTCCCGGCGACGGCCGCCCCGAGGTGGCCTTCGTGGGAAGGTCCAACGTGGGCAAATCCTCCCTGCTCAACACCCTGCTCCGCCGCAAGGGGCTGGCCAAGACGAGCAGCGCCCCCGGAAAGACGCGGCTGGTCAATTTCTTCGACGTGAACGGCCGCTTCTACTACGTGGATCTTCCGGGCTACGGTTTCGCCAAGGCCCCCAAGTCCATGCGTGACGAATGGGTGGTCCTCATGCGCGACTATCTGGGCGGGCGCGAGTCCCTGAGACTGGCCGCCCTGCTGCTGGACATCCGGCACAAGCCCTCCGCCCAGGACGCCGAAATGGTGGAGATGCTCGAATCCTACGAGCGCCCGACCGTCCTCGTGGCCACCAAGGCGGACAAGCTGTCCCGCAACCAGCAGGGCGCCGGCGTGGCCGCCATCCGCCGCGAGCTGGGCCTGGACCGCGAAGCCCTGATCATCCCGTTCTCCTCCGAGACGGGGCAGGGCCGCCGCGAACTGCTCGCCGTCATCGGCGACGTGTTCGGCGCCCCCCCCGCGCAGGGGGAGGAGGACTAG